The DNA region GGCAGTCGGGAGTCGTCGAGCGGTGGAGGGGTGACCGCGGCGGCGGTCGCCGCGGTCTGGACGGGTGCGAGAGCGAGCACGATGACGGCGACGACGCGGGTGGTCCTCACGACAGGCTCAGGTTCCGGACCAGCCCGAACACCCCGGTCACCCAGGCGGCCAGCGGGATCACCGCTGCGAGAGCGAGGTACTCGAGGACCTGCACACCCTGGCGGATCACCGGCGTGGGTGCCGCGGTGCTCGCTGCCGGGTGGAGGGCGGACACACCGGCGATGACCGTGGCTGCGCAGAGCCAGGGCGCGTGCTGCGGGGTGACGCCGACCGCGACGATGTGGGCGGCGATCAGCGCGCAGAGTCCGGCGGCGCCCGACACGATGCGGCGCCGCCCGTCGATGTGGCTGCGCTGGCGCAGGAGCAGCAGCAGGCCGACATCGGCGGCGAGAAGTGTTGCGACCACCGGCGACACGGCCGCGGCCAGGGCGACGGCCGATACCACGGTGACGCCGAGGGTCGCCGACGACGACCAACCCACGACCAGGCCCGTGAGGATCGTGTGGGCCACAGCCGCCCGCCTGTCACCGATCTCGGGGTATGACGGGCCGAGGCCTGCGACCGCCACTACCAGCTTCGGTGCCGCGGACAGAGCAGCCAGCGACAGCACGGACAGGATGGCACCGGCCGCGGCGAGAGGCACGGACGCGGTCATGCCGATCACTCCCGTCGCGGCGATCGCACCGGTGACCGCCGCGAGAGCGGTCAAGGTCGCGGTTCCTGTGGTTGTCGTGCGCAGCAGCAGGATCGCGACCGCGAAGCCGCAGGATGCGCTGAGCAGAGCGGCGGCCGCCCAGGGCGCCCCCGCCACCGTGAGGAATCCGGTGGCCGCAGCGAAGAGGACTGCGGCCAGGCCCAGCACGACCGACAGCTCGCGCGCGGTTCTCCCGAACGCGACCGCCCCCGTGGCGGAGGCCGCCGCCAGCGCGGCGGCGGTCCACAGCTGCGCCGAGGTGTCAGCCGTGCTCCCGGACCATGCCAGCGTCGCCGCGCTGACGATCACGACGACGGGGCCCGCGGCGGCGCGCACCACGACGGCCGGACCGGGATGAGCGGCCCCGGCAACAACGCCGCTGGGGTCGCGTGGCCGGTGGTGGGGTACCGGTGACGGGGCAGTGGTGAGCAGGAGCAGCTCGCCATCGTCGACAGCGCTCTCCTGCAATGTCATCGAGGTGTCGAGTCGCTGCCCGTCGAGACGGTTGAGGTGCCAGCGCTGCGGGTCGCTCACCGGGTGCGAACCGGGCAGGGCGAGGTCCACCATCGAGGGCAGCAACACCCCCAGCGGGCAGTCGGCGGGCAGCATCAGATCGACGGACGGTCCAGCACCGGGAGCGTGGACTGTCAACCTGCACAACGGGTTCGGCACCCGATGAACGTAGCGTCGCCCGCGGGCAGTGCTTCCGCAGGACTTCACCCGGCTGTGGATGGAACCCGATCTGGGTACGGTGCGTCCTACTCATCGATGGAAGTGCGCCGGATCGTCGTCGAGAAACCGCCGGATCCCCCCACCCCGGCCGCGGTGAACCCGCTGGCGCGTCTGATGCCGATCGTGATGATCGCCGCGGTGGCGGGGATGAGCGCGCTGTACCTGACCTCCGGGGCCGCCTCGGCCCGCAATCCGATGTTCCTGTTCTTTCCCGCCATGATGCTGGTCTCGGTGGTCGGCACACTGGCCTACGGATCCCGCGGCAGTGGCCGCGTCGCCGAGATCAACGCGCAGCGTGCCAGGTATCTGCGGTACCTGGACACCCTCGACGACACGCTGGTGACTGCCTCCGATGAACAACATCTGGCGCTGCATCGGACGCATCCCGATCCCGCGACGCTGTGGTCGCTGGCCGGCGGAGACCGGATGTGGGAGCGCACCGCCGAGCACCTCGACTTCTGTCGGGTGCGACTCGGACTGGGGGAGCAGCCCTCGGCCGTCACAGTGGTGCCACCCGAACTGGACGACGACGACGCTGCCGACCCTGTGACTACCGCGGCGGTCCGCGACCTGGTGCGCCGTCGGCAGGCGGTGGGTGCGGTGCCGGTCACCGTACCGGTGCGCGCGGCACCGGTCGTCACCGTCACCGGTGACCTCGAGGTGTGCCGGGCGATCGTACGCGCGATGGTGTGTCAGCTCGCGACGTTCCACCACCCTGCGCTGCTCAGCATCACCTCGCCGGCCGACGAGGCCTGGGAATGGGCGAAATGGCTTCCGCACCAGCCTGATCGGCGCTTGGAACGGCAGCGGGTGGTGATCGTCGAGGGATCCGGTCAGGTGCCCCCCGACGACGGAGCGGCCACGGTGGTCATCCGCGCCGGGGAACCGGGGTCGCCCGTCACGGTCTGCGTCGGGTCCGGGTCGGTGACAGCCGAGTACGACGAACTGTCGGTTCCCGATGCGCTGGCGTGTGCCAGGCGCCTGGCGCGGCACCTGCCTGCGTCGGGCGCAGCGTCTCGAGCGGGCCCGGTGGCGGACTGGCCGGCGTTGCTGTCGATCGCAGATCCCGAGGTGATCGACGTGGACCGGTTGTGGGGCGGCGCGAGTGTTCGGGACCGGTTACGCGTGCCCATCGGTATCGGCGAGGACGGCACGGTCGTCGACCTAAATATCAGGGAGGCCGCCGCGGGCGGCATGGGCCCGCACGGGTTGTGCGTGGGTGCAACGGGTTCGGGCAAGTCGGAGTTCCTGCGCACACTCATCCTGGGCATGATCGCCACGCATTCCCCCGAGGTGCTCAACCTGGTCCTGGTCGACTTCAAAGGCGGCGCGACCTTCCTCGGGCTGGAGAAGGTCCGGCACGTGTCGGCCGTCATCACCAACCTCGCCGACGAGGCACATCTGGTGGCGAGAATGGCCGAAGCCCTCTCCGGTGAGGTGCACCGCAGGCAGGAGATACTCAGGGCCGCGGGCAACGTCGGCAACATCGGCGACTACGGTCGCGCCCGCGAGCGGGACCGGAGCCTGCCGCCGCTGCCTGCGCTGTTCATCGTCGTCGACGAGTTCTCCGAACTGCTCAGCCGCCATCCCGACTTCGCCGAGTTGTTCGTGGCGATCGGCCGGTTGGGCCGGTCGCTGGGCATGCATCTGCTGTTGGCCAGCCAGCGCCTCGACGAAGGCAGGCTGCGTGGGCTGGAGACCCACCTGTCCTACCGGGTGTGCCTGAAGACGTTCTCGGCGAGCGAATCTCGCGCGGTCCTGGGGGTGGCGGACGCCTACCACCTGCCGACGCAGCCGGGCGCGGCCTACCTCAAGACCTCCTCCGGCGCGATGGTCCGGTTCCAGACGGCGTTCGTCTCCGGCGGATACACACCGCGCCCGCGATCACCGCGTCCTGTCGAGCGTCCCGTTGCTCAGCTGTTCACCGCGGCAAGTGTCGTGCGCCGGGAAACCCCGGTGTCGGAACCGGATACGACAGTCCGGAAGCAGTCGCTGCTGGACACGGTGCTGCACGCGCTGGCAGGATGCGGTCCCGCGGCACACCGCGTGTGGCTGCCGCCGCTGGATAAGCCTCCCCGGCTCGACGCGCTGCTGCAGGCCCACACCCCGGGCCACCTCCGGGTGCCGATCGGACTAGTGGACTGCCCGTTCGAACAGCGTCACGAGCCCTACGTCGTCGAACTCGACGGGGCAGCAGGCAATGTCGCGGTTGTCGGTGCACCCCGGTCCGGCAAGTCGACGACCCTGAGGACCGTGATCTGCGCACTGGCCGCCACCCACGACGCCGGTACCGCGCAGTTCTACTGCCTGGACTTCGGCGGAGGTGGTCTGGCCGCACTCGCCGTCCTACCCCACGTCGGATCTGTTGCCGGCCGCCAGAACCCCGATCTGTGCCGGCGCACGGTGGCCCAGGTGGAATCGGTGCTGCGCCGCCGCGAGGCCGCTTTCCGGCGCCTCGGCGTCGACTCGTACCGCGCGTACCGCGGGATCGGCGACAGCGCTGACGATCCGTACGGCGAGGTGTTCCTGGTGATCGACGGGTGGGCGACGCTGCGCCAGGAGTTCGAGGGCTTGGAGGCGCCGATCAGTGCCCTTGCGGCGCAGGGACTGTCCTTGGGGATCCATGTGATGATCGGTGCCGCCCGGTGGGCCGACCTACGGCCCGCTCTGAAGGATCAGATCGCCACCCGGATAGAGCTCCGGCTCGGTGATCCTGCCGATTCGGAGATGGATCGCAGGCGGGCCCGCGGACTCGCAGACTGTCCGCCGGGCCGGGGGATCACCCGCCATGGACGCGAGATGGCGATCGCCCTTCCTCCGGTGGAGCCGCCGAATCACAGCGATGGCGGTGTGGCGCCTTCTGTCGAGCTGCTGCCCACCCGCGTCACCCTCGGCACGCTCGCGGAGACCGTGGCGCCGTGTCACTCCGAACAGGTGATGGTAGGACTCGGTGAACGCGACCTGACCCCGGTGACAGTGGATTTCGCCGAGAATCCGCATCTGTTGGTGCTGGGTGAGGGTGAATGCGGGAAGACGGCGCTGCTGCGTCTTCTCTGCACCGAGATCATCCGGACCCGCAGTCCGCGCGAGGCGGAGTTGGAGATCGTCGACTACCGCCGAACCATGCTGGGTGTCATCGAGTCGGACCACCTCACCGGCTACTCGGTGTCGAGCACCGCATTGAGCTCGCGGATGGCGGCGCTGTCCGAGCGACTGCACGCCCGGATGCCCGACGAGCATGTCACCCAGCAGCAGCTCAGGGACCGCTCCTGGTGGGACGGGCCGGCCATCTTCGTCATCGTCGACGACTACGATCTGGTCGCGGGTGCGACCGGCAACCCGTTGACACCGCTGGCCGACTTCCTGCCGCACGCCAAGGATCTGGGGTTGCACGTGGTGCTCGCCCGGCGTTCCGGTGGGGCCGCGCGGGCGATGTTCGATCCCGTCCTGGCCCGGCTGCGCGACATGGGCTGCTCCGGGCTGATGATGAGCGCCACCCCCGACGAGGGTGTGCTGCTCGGTACCACCCGACCCACTCCGCTGCCCGCCGGGCGTGGCACCCTGATCGTCCGGGGCCGGCCCGACGAACTACTGCAGGTCGGTTGGGTCGATCCGCCGTGAGCCCCGTCGTCGTCGAGGTGGGCCCGCAGGCCATCCGCGGACCCAATCGTGTTGCTCCGGAATCGGTCTCGGTGGCTCTCGAATGCATCGACGATGACCTCGCCCTGCTCGACGAGCAGCTCGTGGAGGTGCGCCGGCTGTGGAGCGACCTGCTGGCAGCGGCCGCAGGTGAGTGTGACGGGACACTGATGCTGCTCGTCCCGACCTGGTGGTCGGCAGCGCGCGTCGAACTCCTCAGCGGCGCCGCCCCCAACACCGCGGCCGACGTCGTCGTGCTGCGCAGAGGCCCGGTCTTGAGCGCGGACAGCGCAGCCACAGTGGTCGAGTTCGGCGACGAGTTCGTGGTGATCGTGTCACCGTCCGCTGAGGTCGTGGTGCTGCCCCGAGGCGAGCGCGACATCACGGCCTGCCTTGCCGGGGCGACCGAGATCGTCATCGACGTCCCCGCCGGCGTGCGGCCGCCGGCACCGACTTTTGGTGCGCGACTGCAGGCCGGGGGCGCTGCGGTGACCTTCAGTGACCGACGCCGCCTGCTGCGCGCCGCGGGTGCCGCGCTGCCGGGTCCACCGGCGCCGCGGCCGGGCGGTCCCCGATCCCGCACCCGTCGCCGCGTGACCGCCGTGCTCGCCGGCGCCGCGGTGTCGGTCGCGGCGGTTGTCGGTGGCTGGGCGGCGCAGGTGCTGTCCGGTCAGCCTGCCGCGGATCCGTCGAGCGCGCTGCTGGTGGAAGGTCGGGTCGGGGTCCGGGTGCCCGCGGACTGGGCGGTCGAGCGCATCACGTCGGGTCCGGGGTCGGCGCGTCTTCGGGTGTCGGCGCCCACCGGCGACGCGACCGCGATTCACGTCACTCAGTCCACCGGTGCGTCGCCGGAGACGCTCGTCGAGGTCGCCGAATCACTGCGACGCGCCCTCGAAGCCGAACCGGCGGGGGTGTTCACCGACTTCGACCCCGCTGCCCGCATCGGAGGCAGACCCGCGGTGAGCTATCGCGAACTGCGCGCGGGCAGCGAGACCACCTGGGCCGTGGTGATCGACGGTGCGGTCCGCATCGCCGTCGGTTGTCAACGCCCGTCACGCGTCGAAACCATCGACGACGCCTGTGCGCACGCCGTCCGGTCGGCACATGTGGTGCGCTGAAACCCGATGGAACCGAACGGCTTCCCGCCGCGTCCAACTCTGTACATGCTTTTCCACGACACGAAAGGATCGCGATGACGATGCCTGGACCCTCGGGTTCCGCGCTCACCACCGACTTCGACCTGATGGTCGCGGTGGCCGGAAAGACCGACGCCCGCAACGAGGAGATCCGGGCGATGCTGCAGTCGTTCATCGGCCGGATGAGCAGCGTGCCGCCCTCGGTGTGGGGTGGCGCGGCCGCGGCGCGCTTCCGCGACGTCGTGGAACGCTGGAACGGTGAATCGCTCAGACTGCACGCGGCGCTGCAACGCATCGCCGAGACCATCCGGGCCAACGAACGCCTGCTGCGGGAGGCGACCGACAGCCACTCGCAGCGCATCGGCTCCGTCGCCGGCAGCCTCTGAGGAGAACCAGCGATGAACCCGACGCTTTCCTATGACTTCGGCGAGATCGAGTACACCGTCCGGCAGGAGATCCACTCGACGTCGACCCGGCTCAACGCGGCCCTCGACGACCTCCGCGCCCAGATCGCCCCGCTGCAGGCGACCTGGACCCGGGAGGCGTCCGAGGCGTACCGCCTCGAGCAGGCCCGCTGGGAACAGGCGGCCGCGGCGCTCAACGACATCCTGTTCAGCCTGGGCAACGCAGTCCGTGACGGCGCCGAGGATGTGGCCGCCACCGACCGCAGTGCCGCCAACGCCTGGGGCGTCTGAGGACGCCCCGGCCCGAGTTCTGTGCGGCCCCCGAAAGGAGGAGAGCCGATCGGGGGCCGCACAGTGCAACCCGGAACGAAAACCTGAGCAGGACCCGATCCGACCGGGCTGAACTGCGCAGACGCGCGCCGAAATGCGAGTTGTCAAGGCTTGGCCGCGGTTTGAGGATGTAGCGATGGACTTCCGGACCTATGCGGCGTTCCTGCCCGCCACCTACACCACGGACATGATCCCGCCGACCAGCACGTGGTGACCCTGGCGGGGCCGGAACGTGCACATCGCCCGTGCTGTCGTCCCGGATGCCGCCGTTCGTGTCATGGTGATCCACGGCGGCGGTGGCTACAGCGGCGCGCTCTGGCCCGCGGCGGCCGTCGTGGCAGGCGAGGGTGTGGAGGTGCTCGCGCCTGACATGCCGCTCTACGGTGACACGGTCGAACACCACCCGTCCCGCGTCCGCTACGACGACTGGGTGGACCTGCTGTGCGACCTGGTGCGCACCGAACGTGCCACCGATCCGCGGCCGCTGATCCTGTTCGGTGCCAGCCTGGGCGGCATGCTCGCCTATGAGGTCGCGGCCCGTACCGGGCAGATCGCCGCGGTGGTGGCGACGTGTCTGCTCGACCTGTCCGATCCGCAAGCCCGCGCCGCCGCCACCCGGTACGCGTGGATGGGCAGGCCCGCGCCTGCACTGCTCCGGGTGACCGGTCCCGTCCTCGGTGGGTTACGACTGCCGATCCGCTGGATGGCCGACATGATGAACATGAGCTCCGACCCGCGGCTGTCCACGCTGTGTGCCTCGGACCCACGCGGCGGCGGTGTCAGCGTTCCACTGGGCTTCCTGTCCAGCTGGATGGACTACCGCCACACCGCGCCGGAGTCGTTCGACGCCGCGCCGGTCACGCTCGTCGCCCCCGCGGCCGACAAATGGACCCCGCCGGAGCTCAGCATCCGCTTCCTGCAGCGTATTTCAGCACCGACCGACCTCGTCATGCTGGAGAACTGCGGTCATTTCCCGATCGAGGAGCCCGGTCTGGCGCAGTGCCGTGACGCGATGCGGACGCTGCTCACCCGGGTGGCGGCGCAAGCCGGTTGACGGTGACCATCAGCGCTTCGACGTCGAACCCGTGGCGGGTCATGACGCGGTGCAGTTGCGCATCGATCGTGTGAACCAGCATCTGGGCCGTCAACTCGACGTCGTCGCCACCGCGGTCACACCGCTTCAGATGGAACGCGACCTCGTCGCAGATCCGGGCCTCGAAGGCGCGCATCTCGTCGAGTTCGGCGGAGTCCAGCGGCACGACCCGGTGCAGCAGGGCGTGCAGCGTGGGCCGGTCGCTGTGCAGCCCGACGATCGCCTCGAGCATCATGCGCATCGTCGGCTCGAACGGGGCGGCGTCGTGGCGCAGCTGGGCGAAGACCGCTGTCAGCCGGCGCTCCGCCTCACGCAGGTGTCGCTCGGCCACCGCGTGCAGCAGCGCGGCCTTGTCGGGGAAGTACTGGTAGAGCGTGCCGATCGACAATCCGGCGCGCTCGGCGATGCGGTTGGTGGTGGCGGTGAGACCCTCGCGCGAGAAGATCTGCGCGGCGGCTTCCACCAGCGTGTTCACGGTCTCCCGGGACCGCTGCTGGCGGGGTTTTCGCCGATTCGGTTCGATCCGGTCAAGTCTGCCCAACAATGCAACCGTGGTGCAACGGTTGCCCGCGTAGGTTCGGTGACACACGACACACAGGTGTGTGCCGAGCAGAGACGCTGACGAAGACCAGGAGACTGACCATGACTGTGTACGCACGCCCCGGCGCCGACGGCTCGTTGATGTCGTTCAAGCCCCGCTACGAGAACTTCATCGGTGGCCAGTGGGTGCCGCCGACGGCCGGTCGCTACTTCGAGAACCCGACTCCGATCACCGGCCAGACGTTCTGCGAGATCCCCCGGTCCGACGAGTCCGACGTCGAGAAGGCGCTCGATGCCGCCCACGCCGCGGCTCCCGCATGGGGCAAGACTTCGGTGGCCGAGCGCGCGTTGGTGCTCAACAAGATCGCCGACCGCATCGCGGAGAACCTCGAGTCGATCGCGCTGGCCGAGTCGTGGGACAACGGCAAGCCGATCCGCGAAACCCTCAACGCCGACATCCCGCTGGCCGTCGACCACTTCCGCTACTTCGCCGGGGCGATCCGCGCGCAGGAGGGGTCGTTGTCGGAGATCGACGACGACACCGTGGCCTACCACTTCCACGAGCCGCTCGGTGTGGTCGGCCAGATCATCCCGTGGAACTTCCCGATTCTGATGGCCGTCTGGAAGCTGGCCCCGGCGCTGGCCGCAGGCAACGCGATCGTGCTCAAGCCCGCCGAGCAGACCCCCGCCTCCATCCTGTATCTGCTCGAGGTCATCGGCGACCTGCTGCCCGAGGGTGTGCTCAACGTGGTGAACGGGTTCGGCGTCGAGGCCGGTAAGCCGCTGGCATCGAGCAACCGCATCGCCAAGATCGCGTTCACCGGCGAGACCACCACCGGCCGGCTGATCATGCAGTACGCGTCGCAGAACCTGATCCCGGTGACACTGGAACTGGGTGGCAAGAGCCCGAACATCTTCTTCAACGACGTGATGGCCGCGGCCGACAACTATCAGGACAAGGCGCTCGAGGGCTTCACGATGTTCGCCCTCAACCAGGGCGAGGTGTGCACCTGCCCGTCGCGCTCACTGATCCAGGCCGATATCTACGACGAGTTCCTGGCCCTGGCCGCGATCCGCACGAAGGCGGTTCGCCAGGGTGATCCGCTGGACACCGAGACCATGATCGGTGCGCAGGCGTCCAACGATCAGCTCGAGAAGATCCTGTCCTACATCGAGATCGGCAAGAGCGAGGGCGCCAAAGTGGTGACCGGCGGTGAGCGTGCCCAACTCGGTGGGGACCTCAACGGCGGATACTACGTCGCCCCAACGATTTTCACGGGCAACAACAAGATGCGGGTCTTCCAGGAGGAGATCTTCGGCCCGGTCGTCGCCGTCACGTCGTTCACCGATTACGACAACGCAATGGATATCGCCAACGACACCCTCTACGGACTGGGTGCCGGCGTGTGGAGCCGCGACGGCAACACCGCCTACCGGGCGGGCCGCGACATCAAGGCCGGTCGGGTGTGGACGAACTGCTACCACCAGTACCCCGCGCACGCCGCGTTCGGTGGATACAAGCAGTCCGGTATCGGTAGGGAGAACCACAAGATGATGCTCGACCACTACCAGCAGACGAAGAACCTGCTGGTGAGCTACAGCGACAAGGCCCAGGGGTTCTTCTGACGAGCGCTCCAACCCCGGGCACCCAGGAACTCAGATGAAGGAGCAGCGTGGCTGATTTTGTCGTTTCCATCGATCAGGGCACCACCAGCACTCGCGCGATGGTCTTCGACCACGCGGGTGCGGAGGTCGGCCGACATCAACTCGAGCACGAACAGATCCTTCCCCAGGCGGGGTGGGTCGAGCACAGTCCGGTCGAGATCTGGGAGCGCACCTCCTCGGTGCTGACCTCAGTGCTCAACAGCACCAATCTGCAGCCGAGTGACCTTGCGGCACTGGGCATCACCAACCAGCGCGAGACGGCACTGGTGTGGAACAAGCGCACCGGACGGCCGTACTACAACGCCATCGTTTGGCAGGACACCCGCACCGACCGGATCGCCTCGGCGCTGGACCGTGACGGCAGAGGCGATGTCATCCGTCGGAAAGCCGGCCTGCCGCCGGCCACCTACTTCTCCGGCGGCAAGGTGCAGTGGATCCTGGAGAACGTCGACGGTGTCCGGGAGGCTGCCGAGAAGGGCGACGCGATCTTCGGCAACAGTGACTCGTGGGTGGTGTGGAATCTGACCGGCGGCCCGCGCGGTGGTGTGCACGTCACCGATGTCACCAACGCCAGCCGCACCATGCTGATGGATCTCGAGACGCTGGACTGGGACGATGAACTGTTGTCGTTCTTCAACATTCCCCGCCAGATGCTGCCGCGCATCGCGCCGTCGTCCTCGCCTGAACCTTATGGAATGACGTTGGCGACCGGACCGCTCGGCGGCGAGGTCGCGGTGACGGGCATCCTCGGTGACCAGCAGGCGGCCATGGTCGGGCAGGTCTGTCTGTCGCCCGGCGAGGCCAAGAACACCTACGGCACCGGCAACTTCCTGCTGCTGAACACCGGCGAGAAGATCGTCCGGTCGGAGAACGGGCTGCTGACCACGGTCTGTTACCAGTTCGGTGACGCGAAACCCGTGTACGCCCTTGAGGGTTCGATTGCCGTCACCGGATCGGCGGTGCAGTGGCTCCGCGATCAACTGGGCATCATCAGCGGGGCTGCGCAGAGCGAGGCGCTGGCCCGGCAGGTCGAGGACAACGGCGGGGTGTACTTCGTCCCGGCGTTCTCCGGCCTGTTCGCGCCGTACTGGCGCTCCGATGCCCGCGGCGCGATCGTCGGGTTGTCCCGGTTCAACACCAACGCGCACGTGGCCCGGGCGACGCTGGAGGCGATCTGCTACCAGAGTCGCGATGTCGTCGACGCGATGGAAGCCGACTCCGGCGTGCACTTGGAGGTGCTCAAGGTCGACGGCGGCATCACCGCCAATGATCTGTGCATGCAGATCCAGGCTGACGTCGTCGGTGTCGACGTGGTCAAACCCGTTGTGGCGGAGACGACCGCGCTCGGCGCGGCCTATGCGGCCGGGCTGGCCGTCGGCTTCTGGTCGGACCCCGACGAGTTGCGGGCGAACTGGCAGGAAGACAAGCGCTGGACGCCCAACTGGTCCGAAGAGCAGCGGGCCGAAGGCTATGCGGGCTGGCAGAAGGCAGTGCAGCGCACCCTGGACTGGGTCGACGTTTCGTAGCCGGATCTAGAGCGCCGCGACCCCGGCCTCGGCAACCGACACATCTTGCTCGACGCTGCCCGCGCTGACCCCGATGGCGCCGATCACGACGCCGTCCACGGTCAACGGGATGCCGCCGCCGAAGATCACCATTCCGCCCGAGGTCTGTTCCAGGCCGTACAGCTCGGCCCCGGGTTGAACGAGGGGCATGAGTGCGCTGGTCGGGGCGTTCATCAGAATCGACGTGCGCGCCTTGCGAATCGAGATGTCGATGCTGGCCTTGATCGCACCATCCATGCGGACGAATGCCACCAGGTGCCCACCGTCGTCGACCACCGCGATGTTCATCGGTTGGCCGATCGCGTCCGCCTTCGCGGTCGCGGCGTCGATGACCGCCGAGGCGGCTGACAGGCTGATGGCGCTCATGGTAGAACCTCCGAATAGGTTTTCCGACAGTGTGTTTGGCTGCGTGAGCCGGATTCGACGGCGAT from Mycobacterium sp. DL includes:
- the eccD gene encoding type VII secretion integral membrane protein EccD; translated protein: MPNPLCRLTVHAPGAGPSVDLMLPADCPLGVLLPSMVDLALPGSHPVSDPQRWHLNRLDGQRLDTSMTLQESAVDDGELLLLTTAPSPVPHHRPRDPSGVVAGAAHPGPAVVVRAAAGPVVVIVSAATLAWSGSTADTSAQLWTAAALAAASATGAVAFGRTARELSVVLGLAAVLFAAATGFLTVAGAPWAAAALLSASCGFAVAILLLRTTTTGTATLTALAAVTGAIAATGVIGMTASVPLAAAGAILSVLSLAALSAAPKLVVAVAGLGPSYPEIGDRRAAVAHTILTGLVVGWSSSATLGVTVVSAVALAAAVSPVVATLLAADVGLLLLLRQRSHIDGRRRIVSGAAGLCALIAAHIVAVGVTPQHAPWLCAATVIAGVSALHPAASTAAPTPVIRQGVQVLEYLALAAVIPLAAWVTGVFGLVRNLSLS
- the adh gene encoding aldehyde dehydrogenase, with product MTVYARPGADGSLMSFKPRYENFIGGQWVPPTAGRYFENPTPITGQTFCEIPRSDESDVEKALDAAHAAAPAWGKTSVAERALVLNKIADRIAENLESIALAESWDNGKPIRETLNADIPLAVDHFRYFAGAIRAQEGSLSEIDDDTVAYHFHEPLGVVGQIIPWNFPILMAVWKLAPALAAGNAIVLKPAEQTPASILYLLEVIGDLLPEGVLNVVNGFGVEAGKPLASSNRIAKIAFTGETTTGRLIMQYASQNLIPVTLELGGKSPNIFFNDVMAAADNYQDKALEGFTMFALNQGEVCTCPSRSLIQADIYDEFLALAAIRTKAVRQGDPLDTETMIGAQASNDQLEKILSYIEIGKSEGAKVVTGGERAQLGGDLNGGYYVAPTIFTGNNKMRVFQEEIFGPVVAVTSFTDYDNAMDIANDTLYGLGAGVWSRDGNTAYRAGRDIKAGRVWTNCYHQYPAHAAFGGYKQSGIGRENHKMMLDHYQQTKNLLVSYSDKAQGFF
- the eccCa gene encoding type VII secretion protein EccCa is translated as MEVRRIVVEKPPDPPTPAAVNPLARLMPIVMIAAVAGMSALYLTSGAASARNPMFLFFPAMMLVSVVGTLAYGSRGSGRVAEINAQRARYLRYLDTLDDTLVTASDEQHLALHRTHPDPATLWSLAGGDRMWERTAEHLDFCRVRLGLGEQPSAVTVVPPELDDDDAADPVTTAAVRDLVRRRQAVGAVPVTVPVRAAPVVTVTGDLEVCRAIVRAMVCQLATFHHPALLSITSPADEAWEWAKWLPHQPDRRLERQRVVIVEGSGQVPPDDGAATVVIRAGEPGSPVTVCVGSGSVTAEYDELSVPDALACARRLARHLPASGAASRAGPVADWPALLSIADPEVIDVDRLWGGASVRDRLRVPIGIGEDGTVVDLNIREAAAGGMGPHGLCVGATGSGKSEFLRTLILGMIATHSPEVLNLVLVDFKGGATFLGLEKVRHVSAVITNLADEAHLVARMAEALSGEVHRRQEILRAAGNVGNIGDYGRARERDRSLPPLPALFIVVDEFSELLSRHPDFAELFVAIGRLGRSLGMHLLLASQRLDEGRLRGLETHLSYRVCLKTFSASESRAVLGVADAYHLPTQPGAAYLKTSSGAMVRFQTAFVSGGYTPRPRSPRPVERPVAQLFTAASVVRRETPVSEPDTTVRKQSLLDTVLHALAGCGPAAHRVWLPPLDKPPRLDALLQAHTPGHLRVPIGLVDCPFEQRHEPYVVELDGAAGNVAVVGAPRSGKSTTLRTVICALAATHDAGTAQFYCLDFGGGGLAALAVLPHVGSVAGRQNPDLCRRTVAQVESVLRRREAAFRRLGVDSYRAYRGIGDSADDPYGEVFLVIDGWATLRQEFEGLEAPISALAAQGLSLGIHVMIGAARWADLRPALKDQIATRIELRLGDPADSEMDRRRARGLADCPPGRGITRHGREMAIALPPVEPPNHSDGGVAPSVELLPTRVTLGTLAETVAPCHSEQVMVGLGERDLTPVTVDFAENPHLLVLGEGECGKTALLRLLCTEIIRTRSPREAELEIVDYRRTMLGVIESDHLTGYSVSSTALSSRMAALSERLHARMPDEHVTQQQLRDRSWWDGPAIFVIVDDYDLVAGATGNPLTPLADFLPHAKDLGLHVVLARRSGGAARAMFDPVLARLRDMGCSGLMMSATPDEGVLLGTTRPTPLPAGRGTLIVRGRPDELLQVGWVDPP
- a CDS encoding type VII secretion-associated protein, translated to MSPVVVEVGPQAIRGPNRVAPESVSVALECIDDDLALLDEQLVEVRRLWSDLLAAAAGECDGTLMLLVPTWWSAARVELLSGAAPNTAADVVVLRRGPVLSADSAATVVEFGDEFVVIVSPSAEVVVLPRGERDITACLAGATEIVIDVPAGVRPPAPTFGARLQAGGAAVTFSDRRRLLRAAGAALPGPPAPRPGGPRSRTRRRVTAVLAGAAVSVAAVVGGWAAQVLSGQPAADPSSALLVEGRVGVRVPADWAVERITSGPGSARLRVSAPTGDATAIHVTQSTGASPETLVEVAESLRRALEAEPAGVFTDFDPAARIGGRPAVSYRELRAGSETTWAVVIDGAVRIAVGCQRPSRVETIDDACAHAVRSAHVVR
- a CDS encoding WXG100 family type VII secretion target; translated protein: MNPTLSYDFGEIEYTVRQEIHSTSTRLNAALDDLRAQIAPLQATWTREASEAYRLEQARWEQAAAALNDILFSLGNAVRDGAEDVAATDRSAANAWGV
- a CDS encoding TetR/AcrR family transcriptional regulator, whose translation is MNTLVEAAAQIFSREGLTATTNRIAERAGLSIGTLYQYFPDKAALLHAVAERHLREAERRLTAVFAQLRHDAAPFEPTMRMMLEAIVGLHSDRPTLHALLHRVVPLDSAELDEMRAFEARICDEVAFHLKRCDRGGDDVELTAQMLVHTIDAQLHRVMTRHGFDVEALMVTVNRLAPPPG
- a CDS encoding WXG100 family type VII secretion target, with product MPGPSGSALTTDFDLMVAVAGKTDARNEEIRAMLQSFIGRMSSVPPSVWGGAAAARFRDVVERWNGESLRLHAALQRIAETIRANERLLREATDSHSQRIGSVAGSL